In Nakaseomyces glabratus chromosome I, complete sequence, the sequence agaccccacagcacccagacccacagcacccagaccccacagcacccagaccccacagcacccagaccccacagcacccagaccccacagcacccagaccccacagcacccagaccccacagcacccagaccccacagcacccagaccccacagcacccagaccccacagacccacagcacccagaccccacagcacccagaccccacagcacccagaccccacagcacccagaccccacagcacccagaccccacagcacccagaccccacagcacccagaccccacagcacccagaccccacagcacccagaccccacagcacccagaccccacagcacccagaccccacagcacccagaccccacagcacccagaccccacagcacccagaccccacagcacccagaccccacagcacccagaccccacagcacccagaccccacagcacccagaccccacagcacccagaccccacagcacccagaccccacagcacccagaccccacagcacccagaccccacagcacccagaccccacagcacccagaccccacagcacccagaccccacagcacccagaccccacagcacccagaccccacagcacccagaccccacagcacccagaccccacagcacccagaccccacagcacccagaccccacagcacccagaccccacagcacccagacccacagcacccagaccccacagcacccagaccacacagcacccagaccccacagcacccagacccagACCaccacagcacccagaccacacaCCAGCACcccacccagaccacactccacccagaccacactccacccagaccacactccacccagaccacactccacccagaccacactccacccagaccacactccacccagaccacactccacccagaccacactccacccagaccacactccacccagaccacactccacccagaccacactccacccagaccacactccacccagaccacactccacccagaccacactccacccagaccacactccacccagaccacactccacccagaccacactccacccagaccacactccacccagaccacactccacccagaccacactccacccagaccacactccacccagaccacactccacccacacTACACTCCATTACCTATAGTTTTGGTTACATTACTACcataatattttgcatatttgttattatatgtttttcatttattattctaaTTAATAATTGGTAATTGGTAATTATCATATGGCAGTCACTTCACACAAATATCACATATCCCAAATATGTTATGGGTTACACCATTTACCTACTAAACTATAGacatttatatttattgaagtATATTTTGTAGTTGTAAGTTATCATTCAGCATGTAATTGTCACTTGCTTTGTATGGCATTCGTTTGGGTAATCATTGTCATATACTGTTACTAAACAGATTAATGCTATCATTAGGGATATTTCTGTGtatgatatttattttatattctctAAATACATCTAAtcattttatcaaaaatacagATTACTTTTTAATTAGAGCTCAtgttcattttcatatgTCATTTGGATTTAGTATTAACTAGTAATTTTAAATCCCATTTATAGTGGAGCCttagatatatatggaCACATCATATAATCTACAGATGTCTTTTGATGAATGTAGATATATGGGATGAAATATGTACAGTGAACTTTTTAATCTATCTACATGATATTCAGAACACCTTGTGGCACATCTTCATATTTCTGATAGCTCACTTTAGACTTACCACCAGAAATCCTCCCCtcattaccaaaatatatattattggaaCCCTACACAGCCCTAATTAGCCCTAACTTTAACAGCTATAAACCCTACTCACCCAGACAAATGAATGAAACACAAACCCTGATATAGCCCTAAGAGTATTACCATACCCTGTTGTAACCCtaaaaaagatgaaaatctgttcttgaaagatgTTTTGTCTCCAACATAAATGTATCACAAACAGAAACGTAACATTATGGGTAAAAGTACTGAACATATATTGTTGTATTCACAAGCATTTATAAATTCTCACATGATATTGAATAGTTatgtgttgtgttgtggaGGAACTTATTGTTTCGACAATACATATAGGAATCCTACAAGGTCATAATAACTACATCATAATAACAACGGCATCTCATGATCATTGTGAAGTAAATATTGGTGACAAGTGATCAAGGCATATATGGGAAAGTTAAGAAAACTTCATGAAATAGACTGGATAGTTCATTTCATCCTCCTGCATAGTATTCAATCAATGATGTATTCAGTAGAAGAAGTCTTGAGTATTTAAATGCTTCCACTCTTACAAGATTACAGTAATTCAGTTGTATCCTATTACTTACATAGTCTTATCCCATCTCAATGTGAACCTTGTATGTCTAACTCCCACCATCGATCCTATCAATGAATCTTGGTCAGAGTTCAGATTCAATCAGATGAACTGCAACATTTCAGGATGAACTGTTGTTCTAGAACAGAGTGGTTATTGTACTTCAACAACGCCTCGTTGAACACCATATttcgcgtttttcgcaactcTCAACGGGGCTGGGTAAATCAAATGGCTTTGTCGACTGTCTCGTAGAACGCAAGgtctcgcgtttttcgcaacttAGATATCTGGACTTGCAGGCTCAGCTTGGCTTACTACCAGAACAATAGTATTCCAGAAGAGAGACATGCTACTGTGATTCCACCATCTCAGAATGTACATTTCTGTGTTCATGTGTAAATTTCGTCAATTAAGTAACGTAATCTTGAAATGTCCAACACTATATTCTTTCAGGTATTTATAACAAAATCTTAAATCATTTCAGATTAATTTACGCCACTGCTCCAAATATGGATTCACAATACAAGCTATAAGAAGCAATACCTTCAGTATAATAAAAACTCACCAATAAGTTTTGACTGGTAAAACCATGTACTGTAActaatatttactatttttattctggCACTCATATACGTTtaaacaattgaagaatcacaaaatttgaaattcatgTTTGGGTGCTCAAGTGCGTAATTATGAAAACTTTGCCACCACATCCTTCAACCAAATTGCCAACCCAGGGAAACCTTCCCTAGATGTTGGTGAAAAAGTAAGTACTCGTTCATCGATATTTCCATGGTCATCTGAACATACATCGTATGATGCACTGTTGTGGAAATGCTGGCAGGGTAACTTCGATTGGTCACGATATTTTTCGTCAAATAACTAAAGCAGATTGTTGATCAGGGTAACTTAATCTGTCAGATGACTACCGTGCACTATCAcatctcgcgtttttcgcagCATTTGAAGTTCAATCTTAAACCCACAGGCTCGAATCCATGCTTGACCAAGATTATATAAGaaacatcaacaacagGAAGACGCacacaatacaataataaagacataaaataatataaaaccttttagaagagaaaagtaATTATAGTGTTAACTAATAGacaatatatacaaaaactcTTGAGAATAATACTGCTCacattattaatatgaGATATAGAAAATAGTACGTggaacaaaaataatagccCCAAATTACGaacaattaatattaattggggagtttcagtttttttttttactttagtgttttttcagtttttttcGTTTTGTTGGACTATAATCAATccattttatcaatattcatatttgaaagTAACAGCCTATCTAAACATCATGGCTGGACGAACGTTTGTAATATTGTACATGTTGATCAGTCACAGAACTAGTACACTTTAGATCATACCGACAACTATTACTGCAATTATagagaataaaatactAATTGAAGTGACTTTAATCGAAGCACCCTTACCCTGTAGGACAGATGCTGTCTGTGTGCTGCTGAATCCACTGCCGAAGTTGTCAACAGAGGAGCCAGAAGGTAATAGAGCAGTCGTGGCAGCCTGTTGACGTGATGATTGTGCTTGTGCTTGTCCTTGTGTTTGAGCTTGTGAAGGTACAGAGTGTGGTGTTTGGCTACTATGAATACCACTGACTGGAGATGCAGTACCCTTTGCACTCTGAACAGATGGAGATCCAGATGGTACATTATTGCCTGCCGATTGGTGCACTGACCCAGAGCCAGATCCAGAGCCACTACCACCGGCTGTGCCAGCAGCTTGTGTTGGCTTTTCGTTGCCCGACCCTTGACCAGCCACATTTCCTGACTGAGGTTTCTGAGAGTTGACAATACCACCTACACCTGCTGTTCCAGGAGCATTAGATCCTGCACCGGATACAGTTGAGACTGGTTTTGCACTTGAAACAGTGCTGCCATGACTCTGGCCACCCACGGTTTGCGTTACTGTAGAAACAATTGTGTGACCGTGCTCATCAGTACCAGTGCTATGGGATACAACCCCGGTGAATGTGTGACCGTTAGAAACCACGGTGGTGGTGTGATCAGACCCAATATTTGCTTTAGAATTCGAAGGTGCGGGTGCATTCGTGATTGTGGTGGTTATTGTTGTAGGATTACCATTGGAGTCGGTAGTGGTGATATGCGAAATGACATCAGTTTCGGTACTGCCATTACCCCTGTCGACTGttgtggtgtagtcagctTCACCTCCGACAGATACCGTGGAGATAGTAGTTGTGCCTGTCCTGGTAACTCCATAGTCGCCTATAGATGGGAAGTACGAAATTACTACAGTGGCTGTAGCAGTGTCTGCACTCACAGTTGTCGTAGTTACTGGGGGCTGCGAGTAAGCAGGAGCAGAAGTGTATACACCCTCATCTACTTGATCATATGACATAACGGTCACTGTAGTGGTGACAGTCTGACCGATATCATTGGTGGTTGTGACATGAGATACAACAGCTGTGATCGTGTGACCATCAGAAACAAACACAGATGTGTAATCTGGTTCTTCTGTTAGAGTCACAGTTGTTatgatcgtggtaggcttgccgtcagagtccttggtcgtgatgtgggagacgaggtctgtctcgaactcgccgttgcccttgtcgatcgtcgtcgtgtagtcggcctcgccgctagcagtgatggtggagatagtggtcgtacctgtacgggtaaccccatcctcgccctcagatggcgagtaagagatcacaaccgtcttgctactaccgtcgtcctccgtcacagtggttgtcacaactggtggctgtgagtaaggtggagcagacgtgtacacgccgtcgtctacctgatcgaaggaggccatcgtggtggtgtatgtaacagtgttaccgtctgaatcagtggtggtgatgtgggagactacttctgtgatggtgtgaccgtcggaagtaatggtggtggtgtagtcggcctcgccggcatcacttggcttcaatgggatggtggtggtgatcgtggtaggcttgccgtcagagtccttggtcgtgatgtgcgaaacaaggtctgtctcgaagtcaccgttgcccttgtcgatcgtcgtcgtgtagtcggcctcgccggcatcacttggcttcaatgggatggtggtggtgatcgtggtaggcttgccgtcagagtccttggtcgtgatgtgcgaaacaaggtctgtctcgaagtcaccgttgcccttgtcgatcgtcgtcgtgtagtcggcctcgccgctagcagtgatggtggagatagtggtcgtacctgtacgggtgaccccatcctcgccctcagaaggcgagtaagagatcacaaccgtcttgctactaccgtcgtcttccgtcacagtggttgtcacaactggtggctgtgagtaaggtgcAGGTGACGTGAACACACCCTCATCTACCTGATCATATGACGCCAGCGTGGTGATGTATGTAATGGTCTTCCCATCAGAGCCTGTAGTTGTGACATGAGATACCACCTCCGTGATCGTGCGTCCATTTGATAtaatcgtcgtcgtgtagtcggctTCTCCAGGTATTACATCTTCCATACTAGAAGATAAATGAGGTGCTTCTGCGTCAATATATTCCCTAGTTGCATTGAAGAGTGTGCTGTCAGTGATAATCTCccccttatcattcgtggtgatgaagaacgagatccagtcgctctcaacatagtccgcagcagtggtggccgtcaccgtcacaggtggagggctgtacgtcctggtgctgctggtggtgatcaacccaccaaactcgttggtggtcgtccagtagctgatgaccaggtactcagtcacttcgttgcccagatcaacagtcttggtctcggcaggaggtgcaggcccgaacgacgtgtgtggagcctcaggcaagttgtagtcacgcgtagcgttgaacagagtgctgctcgtaacaatatcgcccttctcatcagtggtgatgaagaacgagatccagtcgctctcaacatagtccgcagcagtggtggccgtcaccgtcacaggtggagggctgtacgtcctggtgctgctggtggtgatcaacccaccaaactcgttggtggtcgtccagtagctgatgaccaggtactcagtcacttcgttgcccagatcaacagtcttggtctcggcaggaggtgcaggcccgaacgacgtgtgtggagcctcaggcaagttgtagtcacgcgtagcgttgaacagagtgctgctcgtaacaatatcgcccttctcatcagtggtgatgaagaacgagatccagtccgtctcgacatagtccgcagcagtggtggctgtgatcgtcacaggtggagggctgtacgtcctggtgctgctagtggtgatcaacccaccaaactcgttggtggtcgtccagtagctgatgaccaggtactcagtcacttcgttgcccagatcaacagtcttggtctcggcaggaggtgcaggcccgaacgacgtgtgtggagcctcaggcaagttgtagtcacgcgtagcgttgaacagagtgctgctcgtaacaatatcgcccttctcatcagtggtgatgaagaacgagatccagtcgctctcaacatagtccgcagcagtggtggccgtcaccgtcacaggtggagggctgtacgtcctggtgctgctggtggtgatcaacccaccaaactcgttggtggtcgtccagtagctgatgaccaggtactcagtcacttcgttgcccagatcaacagtcttggtctcggcaggaggtgcaggcccgaacgacgtgtgtggagcctcaggcaagttgtagtcacgcgtagcgttgaacagagtgctgctcgtaacaatatcgcccttctcatcagtggtgatgaagaacgagatccagtccgtctcgacatagtccgcagcagtggtggctgtgatcgtcacaggtggagggctgtacgtcctggtgctgctagtggtgatcaacccaccaaactcgttggtggtcgtccagtagctgatgaccaggtactcagtcacttcgttgcccagatcaacagtcttggtctcggcaggaggtgcaggcccgaacgacgtgtgtggagcctcaggcaagttgtagtcacgcgtagcgttgaacagagtgctgctcgtaacaatatcgcccttctcatcagtggtgatgaagaacgagatccagtccgtctcgacatagtccgcagcagtggtggctgtgatcgtcacaggtggagggctgtacgtcctggtgctgctagtggtgatcaacccaccaaactcgttggtggtcgtccagtagctgatgaccaggtactcagtcacttcgttgcccagatcaacagtcttggtctcggcaggaggtgcaggcccgaacgacgtgtgtggagcctcaggcaagttgtagtcacgcgtagcgttgaacagagtgctgctcgtaacaatatcgcccttctcatcagtggtgatgaagaacgagatccagtcgctctcaacatagtccgcagcagtggtggccgtcaccgtcacaggtggagggctgtacgtcctggtgctgctggtggtgatcaacccaccaaactcgttggtggtcgtccagtagctgatgaccaggtactcagtcacttcgttgcccagatcaacagtcttggtctcggcaggaggtgcaggcccgaacgacgtgtgtggagcctcaggcaagttgtagtcacgcgtagcgttgaacagagtgctgctcgtaacaatatcgcccttctcatcagtggtgatgaagaacgagatccagtcgctctcaacatagtccgcagcagtggtggccgtcaccgtcacaggtggagggctgtacgtcctggtgctgctggtggtgatcaacccaccaaactcgttggtggtcgtccagtagctgatgaccaggtactcagtcacttcgttgcccagatcaacagtcttggtctcggcaggaggtgcaggcccgaacgacgtgtgtggagcctcaggcaagttgtagtcacgcgtagcgttgaacagagtgctgctcgtaacaatatcgcccttctcatcagtggtgatgaagaacgagatccagtcgctctcaacatagtccgcagcagtggtggccgtcaccgtcacaggtggagggctgtacgtcctggtgctgctggtggtgatcaacccaccaaactcgttggtggtcgtccagtagctgatgaccaggtactcagtcacttcgttgcccagatcaacagtcttggtctcggcaggaggtgcaggcccgaacaATGGTATGGTAGTTGTGATtgtggtaggcttgccgtcagagtctttggtcgtgatgtgcgaaacaaggtctgtctcgaagtcaccgttgcccttgtcgattGTCGTCGTATAATCGGGATTTTCTGATGGTATTGGTTGGAGAAAGATCactatttcattttcgTATTGGTGGAAACTGAAATAACCTTTCCTTGCATCATTATTGCCTTCATTGTAGTGTGTAGTGATGTTATAATTGTGATCACCTGTTATAGATATCGACTTTTGTGATTTGAGATTTTTCACTTCAATGACATTGTTTTCAGCCGTTGCAATTACATCATTGCTATTACCGTCGAAGAAATAGATGAAACCCAGCTGAAATAACGCACTATTTCCATACTCTAAATAATTGAGATTTAAAAACTTAAAGCCATCTTGACCTTCTGGGAGTAAGATATAGTTCAAAACAACTGAAGCATCAAATACTGGGCCTTCACCGAGGTCAATTGTGATTGGTGAAACGACTGAATACCCTTGATAACCAATTGCATGAATTAATACATTTTCTGTTCCTTTGAAAATATCCGCATAAACGCCAATATAAGCTTGACAGTGTATATTACCTGATAAATCATTCTGAATAGTGAATAcaccattttcatcaatgtGGTCAGGACCAAGATCTACTCTCCATAACCTGTCATCAAAATAGCCATCTACTTTCGATTCACTTTTCAGCACCTCGAGCTTACCCAATATGGCTAATGGTGAGTTATTAGGAGCCTTGTACGTGCCACCGATATGAATTGAGGGGTTAAAATTGATAGAGGTACCTAAACCAGTACCGGTTGTCTTTGGTAATTTAATTCTCATAAGACtgttttttgatataaagACCCCATCAGCACCGGTGTTGATATCGAATGTAAAAGCATTAAAGTCTTGCACATCAGCTTTATATGACAATGAGCTACCATCAAAGATAAACTGTGATTCATCATCTATACTTACCTTGCCATTGATAACTATTGAATATGGAGTGCCATCACCTGAAGGCGCAGTTATCGTAAGTACAGAATTGCCAGACAGTGAAATACCTTCTGGTAATTTGATAGTTGTGAAATCATTAAGTGTCACCTTAGCATTTTTCAGAACCATCAGTTCGTCATCTTCGTAGGTTGTCAATCCAAGCGTAACACTGTCAAGGacaatttcttgattttcaTAAGTTTTAGCAAGTACCGATGTACAGTAAAATACTGTATTGGCAgctaataataatatatttctaAATCTCATAAAAATTTAATCAGTAGAACACCTGTACAAACTATTATTACTAGTATTATTTCTTAGTATAActtttttgaagtttctTTTGTCACTATAGACAATATATGGTCACATGTATTATATACTATAGTACGATTTGTAGCATACACTAGGACTTCGATATTACCTTATAGAGATGgtatttatataaaatGTATATCAGAAATATTTTGCAGAATGTGCAAGTTTTCTCGGGTTACTATACACTGAGGATTTACCGATAATTTGGTAACTTGAGTTCTTTACTGAGAATATTGAGCATTAGGGGGGTCAGTTTGGCTTAGTGCAAATCTTCCTACATTAATTCTAATTCTGAGAAGAAGTGAAAAGTGGGCATTGCGATTGAATAGAGGAAACTAGTTCGAATCAGCACAGATTATTTTGAACAATGAGGTTTCCTTATTATACTGATATCTTCGGAGGTGTTTAATACCGGCATTGGTTATTTAGGTATTCACGGCATGCAGATAAAGGAAGCTATTGCCCCTTCTTATTTACTAAGGGATGAAAGTCTTGGCCAATTACGGGGCTAAACATATACAACCTGTGTTGTGAGGAACGTTTAAGGGCTAAAGTGCGAGCATTACTGTTGGATGATTCGATTTCTTGGACATTTCTAAGTTTACTAGGGTGATCGGaaacaaaatttaatgTTGCCAGTCTTTCTGGTTGGAACATATTATTAGTACTATGAAGTGGCACTGGGATTGTCTGCAACTAGAGGTTGAGTTTGTGTAAGCTGCTTCATTTGTGTGTACAGAAAATGGCGTTATAGGCTAACCAATGAGAGGGGAGCATGAGAAGATTATTGAAACAGTACTACGTGCGAGAGTTTCTATCGAGAGAGAAAAAGTGGGATGAAACGGGTAATTCAACAGGCTTAATAAGAAATGTACTTCCGCAACCGATGGAGGCCATTTGTTGCGAAGAGAAAAGCAGTGGAAATGCTCGGCTTACAAATGTAAGGATTACAAATGTAAGGATTTTCCCGGTCGTGATTTTCCCGGTCGTGATTTTCCCGGTCGTGATTTTCATGCGCGAGATTTAAAGGGGCAGCACAGTTCGTTAGCTTGCAGCAGCATGTTCTGTGGGTT encodes:
- a CDS encoding uncharacterized protein (CAGL0I00209g~Putative adhesin-like cell wall protein (adhesin cluster III); predicted GPI-anchor), giving the protein MRFRNILLLAANTVFYCTSVLAKTYENQEIVLDSVTLGLTTYEDDELMVLKNAKVTLNDFTTIKLPEGISLSGNSVLTITAPSGDGTPYSIVINGKVSIDDESQFIFDGSSLSYKADVQDFNAFTFDINTGADGVFISKNSLMRIKLPKTTGTGLGTSINFNPSIHIGGTYKAPNNSPLAILGKLEVLKSESKVDGYFDDRLWRVDLGPDHIDENGVFTIQNDLSGNIHCQAYIGVYADIFKGTENVLIHAIGYQGYSVVSPITIDLGEGPVFDASVVLNYILLPEGQDGFKFLNLNYLEYGNSALFQLGFIYFFDGNSNDVIATAENNVIEVKNLKSQKSISITGDHNYNITTHYNEGNNDARKGYFSFHQYENEIVIFLQPIPSENPDYTTTIDKGNGDFETDLVSHITTKDSDGKPTTITTTIPLFGPAPPAETKTVDLGNEVTEYLVISYWTTTNEFGGLITTSSTRTYSPPPVTVTATTAADYVESDWISFFITTDEKGDIVTSSTLFNATRDYNLPEAPHTSFGPAPPAETKTVDLGNEVTEYLVISYWTTTNEFGGLITTSSTRTYSPPPVTVTATTAADYVESDWISFFITTDEKGDIVTSSTLFNATRDYNLPEAPHTSFGPAPPAETKTVDLGNEVTEYLVISYWTTTNEFGGLITTSSTRTYSPPPVTVTATTAADYVESDWISFFITTDEKGDIVTSSTLFNATRDYNLPEAPHTSFGPAPPAETKTVDLGNEVTEYLVISYWTTTNEFGGLITTSSTRTYSPPPVTITATTAADYVETDWISFFITTDEKGDIVTSSTLFNATRDYNLPEAPHTSFGPAPPAETKTVDLGNEVTEYLVISYWTTTNEFGGLITTSSTRTYSPPPVTITATTAADYVETDWISFFITTDEKGDIVTSSTLFNATRDYNLPEAPHTSFGPAPPAETKTVDLGNEVTEYLVISYWTTTNEFGGLITTSSTRTYSPPPVTVTATTAADYVESDWISFFITTDEKGDIVTSSTLFNATRDYNLPEAPHTSFGPAPPAETKTVDLGNEVTEYLVISYWTTTNEFGGLITTSSTRTYSPPPVTITATTAADYVETDWISFFITTDEKGDIVTSSTLFNATRDYNLPEAPHTSFGPAPPAETKTVDLGNEVTEYLVISYWTTTNEFGGLITTSSTRTYSPPPVTVTATTAADYVESDWISFFITTDEKGDIVTSSTLFNATRDYNLPEAPHTSFGPAPPAETKTVDLGNEVTEYLVISYWTTTNEFGGLITTSSTRTYSPPPVTVTATTAADYVESDWISFFITTNDKGEIITDSTLFNATREYIDAEAPHLSSSMEDVIPGEADYTTTIISNGRTITEVVSHVTTTGSDGKTITYITTLASYDQVDEGVFTSPAPYSQPPVVTTTVTEDDGSSKTVVISYSPSEGEDGVTRTGTTTISTITASGEADYTTTIDKGNGDFETDLVSHITTKDSDGKPTTITTTIPLKPSDAGEADYTTTIDKGNGDFETDLVSHITTKDSDGKPTTITTTIPLKPSDAGEADYTTTITSDGHTITEVVSHITTTDSDGNTVTYTTTMASFDQVDDGVYTSAPPYSQPPVVTTTVTEDDGSSKTVVISYSPSEGEDGVTRTGTTTISTITASGEADYTTTIDKGNGEFETDLVSHITTKDSDGKPTTIITTVTLTEEPDYTSVFVSDGHTITAVVSHVTTTNDIGQTVTTTVTVMSYDQVDEGVYTSAPAYSQPPVTTTTVSADTATATVVISYFPSIGDYGVTRTGTTTISTVSVGGEADYTTTVDRGNGSTETDVISHITTTDSNGNPTTITTTITNAPAPSNSKANIGSDHTTTVVSNGHTFTGVVSHSTGTDEHGHTIVSTVTQTVGGQSHGSTVSSAKPVSTVSGAGSNAPGTAGVGGIVNSQKPQSGNVAGQGSGNEKPTQAAGTAGGSGSGSGSGSVHQSAGNNVPSGSPSVQSAKGTASPVSGIHSSQTPHSVPSQAQTQGQAQAQSSRQQAATTALLPSGSSVDNFGSGFSSTQTASVLQGKGASIKVTSISILFSIIAVIVVGMI